The following coding sequences lie in one Candidatus Nitrospira allomarina genomic window:
- a CDS encoding SUMF1/EgtB/PvdO family nonheme iron enzyme, with amino-acid sequence MSDCILHHPIQTKGSFHSPGVLLLSFLLCSLTALFFPNQAHADTSSNTVNGKVPAQYIAESQGKSWAVIIGIDKYLNLAGLAYAVDDAKSVARMLGRQGFTVTSLYNTQATKQAILQELRHNLVTQVQKNDRVLIFFAGHIGETPGKEKQQPVGYMMPVDTEPGLLAETAISVDLLRELSESLPAKQVLFLIDICYGGIAGRSQRSFPPMTSNYLKMIASEPARQLITAGGTGQQALAGPKWKHSVFTYYLLEGIGKGKGDLNGDGIIPTSELFAFLDEHVQSAALTHKHVQRPEMWGLTADKGEFVFIPEKSSSNPQVANTPNRQGKESNPAAGTVETIVGLLKSFGNPLDIFNNVPSGKSDQADKQKTVEEEAAALEAEREKFELQALQSLKEQRQREKDLQAQLAEAQRLAAEEERRRVAAEQARQEQEALLAEQQAALKAEQARVAAEEEHRRQVLAEQEQTRLAQLAEAQRLAAEEERRRVAAEQARQEQEALLAEQQAALKAEQARVAAEEKQRQLALAQLAEAQRLAAEEERRRVAAEQARQEQEALLAEQLAALKAQQARVAAEEKQRQLALAQLAEAQRLAAEEERRRVAAEQARQEQEALLVQQQAALKAQQAKLAAEEERRKQLLAQQEREFQTQLAIVQRMVAEEERRRVEAEKARLAAEEQKRKQLLAERELTRQTQLAEARRMAEEQARIEAEEQRRKEALAKQELTRQIQLAEARRMAEEQARIEAEEQRRKEALAKQELTRQIQLAEARRVAEEQARIEAEEQRRKEALAKQELTRQTQLAEARRVAEEQTRIKQEAAMKAEQARLAALEEEREQVARLKQEAALKAEKARLAAEEHQRQQAEEARRLANLEEERRRIAAERERKELEAKVAQPQIIVPNGGNDPAGPSSGSSPTPATISASTPSPPSPPAIEPSSNENSGFFGFFKNMFQNDSSSQPAATDQPNASQPEPILEARLHQQDLTGAVESALSGKDDVPMILIPAGEFRMGSTEDQISSLIKDFEGVQFNAFQAEIPQRQITLKAYYIDQYEVSYHHYRAFLESTGRAAPAFWENERFHKPDHPVLGVTWYDATAYCTWAGKRLPTEAEWEYAARGPQGYAYPWGNSWDPQRTNTASYWAGKNFSSMAKWGEWMQTALDRGKAGPLEVGTFSNGVSPFGIHDMAGNVSEWVFDWYTPYENQPTLIHNPNGADSGTMKVHRGGSWSVSSIFARSTYRARENPEKRSPYIGMRCAKSSQ; translated from the coding sequence GTGTCCGATTGCATTCTACATCACCCCATCCAGACAAAAGGATCCTTTCACTCTCCCGGGGTCTTGCTGCTCTCTTTCTTGTTATGCAGTTTGACCGCGTTGTTCTTTCCTAACCAGGCCCACGCAGATACCTCCAGTAATACCGTGAACGGAAAAGTTCCTGCCCAATATATAGCCGAGTCCCAGGGAAAATCCTGGGCCGTCATCATAGGAATTGATAAATATCTGAATCTCGCCGGCCTGGCCTATGCGGTCGATGATGCGAAATCGGTGGCACGCATGCTGGGACGTCAAGGATTTACAGTCACATCACTCTACAACACTCAAGCCACCAAACAAGCGATCCTTCAGGAGTTGCGCCACAACCTTGTTACGCAAGTACAAAAAAATGATCGAGTGCTAATCTTTTTTGCGGGCCATATTGGAGAAACCCCCGGCAAGGAAAAGCAGCAACCCGTTGGCTATATGATGCCCGTCGATACCGAACCGGGCCTTCTTGCGGAAACCGCAATCAGTGTGGACCTTCTTCGTGAACTTTCCGAATCACTTCCGGCAAAACAGGTTTTATTTCTCATTGACATTTGTTATGGAGGCATTGCCGGTCGCAGTCAGCGTTCGTTCCCCCCCATGACCAGTAATTATCTGAAGATGATTGCCAGTGAACCTGCGCGCCAATTGATTACCGCAGGAGGAACCGGGCAACAAGCCTTAGCCGGACCGAAGTGGAAACATAGCGTGTTTACTTATTATCTTCTGGAAGGCATCGGAAAGGGAAAGGGTGACCTGAACGGCGATGGGATCATTCCCACATCCGAACTCTTCGCCTTTCTCGATGAGCACGTGCAATCGGCTGCTCTCACCCATAAACATGTGCAACGACCGGAAATGTGGGGGTTGACTGCGGATAAAGGAGAATTTGTCTTTATTCCCGAAAAATCCTCCTCCAACCCTCAAGTCGCCAACACCCCCAATCGTCAAGGAAAAGAGAGCAATCCGGCAGCTGGAACCGTCGAGACCATTGTCGGGCTCTTAAAGAGTTTTGGAAATCCCTTGGATATTTTCAACAACGTTCCATCTGGAAAGAGCGATCAGGCTGATAAACAAAAAACGGTAGAAGAAGAAGCTGCCGCGCTTGAGGCAGAGCGGGAAAAATTTGAATTGCAGGCTCTTCAATCTTTAAAGGAGCAACGGCAGCGGGAGAAGGATCTTCAAGCGCAACTGGCTGAAGCCCAACGTCTGGCTGCGGAGGAGGAACGCCGGCGGGTCGCCGCGGAACAGGCCCGCCAGGAACAAGAAGCCCTCTTAGCCGAACAACAAGCCGCCTTAAAAGCCGAACAAGCCCGGGTGGCCGCCGAAGAGGAGCACCGCAGACAAGTCTTGGCGGAACAAGAGCAAACTCGTCTGGCGCAACTGGCCGAAGCCCAGCGCCTGGCTGCGGAGGAAGAACGCCGGCGGGTCGCTGCGGAACAGGCCCGCCAGGAACAAGAAGCCCTCTTAGCCGAACAACAAGCCGCCTTAAAAGCCGAACAAGCCCGAGTGGCCGCCGAAGAGAAACAACGCCAGCTGGCCTTAGCGCAACTGGCCGAAGCCCAGCGCCTGGCTGCAGAGGAAGAACGCCGGCGGGTCGCTGCGGAACAGGCCCGCCAGGAACAAGAAGCCCTCTTAGCGGAACAGCTAGCCGCGTTAAAAGCCCAACAAGCCCGGGTGGCCGCCGAAGAGAAACAACGCCAGCTGGCCTTAGCGCAACTGGCCGAAGCCCAGCGCCTGGCTGCAGAGGAAGAACGCCGGCGGGTCGCCGCGGAACAGGCCCGCCAGGAACAAGAAGCCCTCTTAGTGCAACAACAAGCCGCCTTAAAAGCCCAACAAGCCAAGCTCGCCGCAGAGGAAGAGCGACGCAAGCAACTCTTGGCACAACAAGAACGGGAATTTCAAACGCAACTGGCCATAGTTCAGCGAATGGTAGCCGAAGAAGAGCGGCGACGAGTGGAAGCCGAAAAGGCCCGACTCGCGGCCGAGGAGCAAAAACGCAAACAACTCTTGGCGGAACGGGAACTGACGCGTCAAACTCAACTCGCTGAAGCTCGCCGAATGGCCGAGGAACAGGCCAGAATTGAAGCCGAGGAACAGCGCCGCAAGGAAGCCTTGGCCAAACAGGAACTCACCCGCCAAATCCAACTCGCTGAAGCTCGCCGAATGGCCGAGGAACAGGCCAGAATTGAAGCCGAGGAACAGCGCCGCAAGGAAGCCTTGGCCAAACAGGAACTCACCCGCCAAATCCAACTCGCTGAAGCTCGACGGGTGGCCGAGGAACAGGCCAGAATTGAAGCCGAGGAACAGCGCCGCAAGGAAGCCTTGGCCAAACAGGAACTCACCCGCCAAACCCAACTCGCTGAAGCTCGCCGGGTGGCCGAGGAACAGACTCGCATCAAGCAAGAGGCCGCCATGAAAGCCGAACAAGCCCGACTCGCGGCCCTGGAAGAAGAGCGGGAACAAGTTGCCCGCCTGAAGCAAGAGGCCGCCCTGAAAGCCGAAAAGGCCCGACTTGCCGCAGAAGAGCATCAACGCCAGCAGGCCGAGGAAGCGCGGCGCCTGGCTAATTTGGAAGAAGAGCGACGACGAATCGCCGCAGAACGTGAACGTAAGGAATTAGAGGCGAAGGTTGCGCAACCACAAATTATTGTCCCGAATGGTGGAAATGATCCGGCAGGGCCTTCTTCTGGAAGCTCGCCAACCCCTGCGACCATTTCCGCATCTACGCCTTCTCCCCCATCCCCCCCGGCAATTGAACCCTCCTCGAACGAGAATTCAGGGTTTTTCGGATTTTTTAAGAATATGTTCCAAAATGACTCTAGCTCACAACCAGCGGCAACCGATCAACCAAATGCATCTCAACCGGAACCCATTCTTGAAGCACGGCTCCATCAACAGGATTTAACTGGTGCGGTGGAGTCCGCCCTATCAGGAAAAGATGACGTCCCCATGATCTTGATTCCCGCCGGTGAATTTAGGATGGGAAGCACTGAGGATCAAATTTCCAGTCTCATAAAAGACTTTGAAGGAGTCCAGTTCAATGCCTTTCAAGCAGAGATTCCTCAACGCCAGATTACCCTTAAAGCCTATTATATTGATCAATATGAGGTCAGCTATCACCACTATCGTGCATTTCTTGAATCGACAGGTCGGGCAGCCCCTGCGTTCTGGGAGAATGAACGATTTCACAAACCGGATCATCCGGTCCTCGGAGTAACCTGGTATGACGCAACGGCCTACTGCACCTGGGCTGGCAAACGCCTTCCTACCGAGGCGGAATGGGAATACGCCGCCAGGGGACCTCAAGGTTATGCCTATCCTTGGGGGAACTCATGGGATCCTCAACGAACCAATACGGCAAGTTATTGGGCCGGCAAAAACTTTTCATCGATGGCGAAATGGGGTGAATGGATGCAAACCGCTTTGGATCGGGGAAAAGCCGGCCCGTTAGAAGTTGGCACATTCTCGAATGGAGTGAGTCCATTTGGAATTCATGACATGGCGGGAAATGTATCCGAGTGGGTCTTCGATTGGTATACACCATACGAGAACCAACCGACCCTCATCCATAATCCCAACGGGGCGGACTCCGGAACCATGAAAGTGCATCGTGGAGGATCTTGGAGTGTGAGTTCGATTTTTGCCCGATCAACCTATCGGGCGCGAGAAAATCCTGAAAAGAGAAGTCCCTACATTGGAATGCGATGCGCCAAGTCCTCTCAATAA
- a CDS encoding PASTA domain-containing protein produces the protein MDAMKVQHQQILNRTHKGPHRGLMFLVFQLVVLGSLLFLTCVFPETARAVQVPNVVGSSQTQAEADIIKANLRVGKVTSANTVTVPPGTVIIQNPAAGINVVRGTKVDLVVSGVAVPDIVGRKQADAQKDLTKAGLIVGSVTTANSATVAEGKVISQNPTAGTNVAFGSPVDLVVSLGSTVPNVVGMTQAAAQSAITTAGLTVGAVTTAISTTVAPGKVISQNPVAGKKVAAKSAVALVVSRGTQVPNVVGRTQADAQKALTSAGLTIGTVTMANSATVAAGRVISQNPGGGTTANPGSAVALVVSLGTTVPNVVGLTQSSAQTALIAAGLTAGTVTTANSETVPSGTVIHQTPVAGIKVSPGSAVALVISSGPPVFLMGVQNDPRTGPLVNSLYRIRTDGVVTKIADLNHRTHGLAFVGSTLYSVEELTLAQQSGTRPNLYRLNPETGDTLATIPLSLSTGESLEGGRGLATEPGTGLLWGLLVVTSEVNSARRLVTINPRTGVATQKAKLLGNFMDLAFDAAGILYAITDNRPVPGGATVFPARIYTVNKTTGATTEFLNVSAGAVAGQPNFRESETIGVGSSPDLLYHFSGQHKVTPGFTKNMLFETIHVNNKTRTAIALTGPDFFVTTALALVPLRTAPALGDLDANGKADLVWRNNFNGNTAIWLMDGTTIAASGFPGGVPMAWQIAGVGDVNGDNKADVIWRNRTSGAVAVWLMDGLTIVSTGFPGSASLAFEIMGVGDVNGDGKADLIWRNTTDGSTAIWLMNGTTIAASGFPGGVPEAWQITGVGDVNGDNKADVIWRNDNSGGVAVWLMNGLSVTAVGFPGSASTAFKVTGVGDVNGDGKADLIWRNTTDGSTAIWLMNGTTTAASGFPGGVPAVWQMSEARDVNGDGRTDVIWRNSRNGTVAVWLMNGLTISAVGFPGSTSTDWEIQ, from the coding sequence ATGGACGCAATGAAAGTTCAGCATCAGCAGATCTTGAACCGCACACACAAGGGACCCCATCGAGGCCTCATGTTCCTGGTTTTCCAGCTAGTCGTCCTAGGAAGCCTGCTCTTCCTTACCTGTGTTTTCCCTGAGACGGCAAGAGCCGTCCAAGTCCCCAATGTCGTGGGCAGCTCACAGACTCAGGCGGAGGCGGATATTATCAAAGCCAATTTGAGGGTGGGAAAAGTCACCTCGGCTAATACTGTCACCGTCCCGCCGGGCACCGTCATCATTCAAAATCCCGCAGCAGGAATTAATGTCGTCCGAGGGACGAAGGTTGATCTGGTGGTGTCTGGAGTGGCAGTCCCCGACATCGTCGGTCGAAAGCAAGCTGACGCCCAAAAGGATCTGACCAAAGCAGGATTAATCGTCGGGAGTGTGACAACGGCCAATAGCGCGACTGTGGCGGAAGGCAAGGTTATCAGTCAAAACCCCACGGCGGGAACCAATGTGGCATTTGGGAGTCCGGTGGACCTGGTGGTATCACTAGGTAGCACAGTCCCGAATGTGGTGGGCATGACGCAGGCGGCCGCTCAATCGGCGATTACCACGGCTGGTTTGACGGTCGGTGCAGTCACGACAGCCATTAGTACCACCGTGGCACCGGGAAAGGTAATTAGTCAAAATCCGGTAGCAGGAAAAAAGGTGGCGGCGAAAAGTGCTGTGGCCCTGGTCGTGTCCCGAGGGACACAAGTCCCGAATGTTGTTGGACGCACGCAAGCTGACGCCCAAAAAGCCCTGACCTCTGCCGGCTTAACCATTGGAACCGTGACCATGGCCAATAGCGCCACCGTCGCGGCCGGTAGAGTTATCAGTCAAAACCCGGGGGGTGGCACAACTGCGAACCCTGGAAGTGCGGTTGCGTTGGTGGTATCGCTGGGAACGACCGTACCCAATGTCGTGGGCTTGACGCAGAGCAGCGCTCAAACGGCTTTGATCGCAGCCGGCTTAACGGCGGGAACCGTGACGACCGCCAATAGCGAAACAGTGCCCAGCGGTACCGTTATACATCAAACACCCGTGGCAGGAATAAAGGTGAGTCCGGGAAGTGCGGTGGCCCTGGTCATTTCCTCCGGACCGCCGGTTTTTCTCATGGGCGTACAAAATGATCCCAGAACCGGACCGCTTGTGAATAGCCTCTACCGAATTCGCACTGATGGAGTCGTAACCAAAATTGCGGATCTGAACCACCGCACCCATGGTTTGGCGTTTGTGGGGTCCACGCTCTACTCCGTGGAAGAACTGACGCTTGCGCAACAGTCCGGAACCCGGCCAAATCTGTATCGGCTCAATCCCGAGACCGGGGACACTCTGGCCACAATCCCTCTGTCCTTATCGACGGGCGAATCATTAGAGGGGGGACGGGGGTTGGCTACAGAGCCTGGGACCGGTCTGCTCTGGGGCTTGCTTGTCGTGACGTCAGAAGTGAATAGTGCCCGCCGGTTAGTGACCATTAATCCCAGAACGGGCGTGGCTACCCAAAAGGCCAAACTTCTAGGAAACTTCATGGACCTGGCGTTTGATGCGGCCGGGATTCTTTATGCGATTACGGACAATCGACCGGTGCCTGGAGGGGCGACGGTATTTCCAGCACGGATTTATACGGTCAATAAAACGACCGGAGCTACGACGGAATTCCTGAATGTCTCGGCTGGAGCCGTGGCCGGACAACCAAATTTTCGGGAAAGTGAGACAATTGGGGTAGGATCGTCGCCTGACCTCCTGTATCATTTTTCCGGTCAGCATAAGGTGACCCCAGGATTTACCAAGAATATGCTGTTTGAAACCATCCATGTGAACAATAAAACCAGAACTGCGATTGCACTCACAGGCCCGGACTTTTTTGTGACGACAGCCTTGGCCTTGGTCCCACTCAGGACCGCCCCGGCCTTGGGAGATCTCGATGCCAATGGCAAAGCTGATCTGGTTTGGCGGAACAATTTTAATGGCAACACAGCAATCTGGTTGATGGATGGAACGACGATTGCGGCCTCAGGCTTTCCCGGTGGAGTGCCGATGGCCTGGCAAATCGCGGGGGTGGGCGATGTGAATGGGGATAACAAGGCCGATGTCATCTGGCGCAACCGCACCAGTGGGGCAGTGGCCGTGTGGCTGATGGACGGATTAACGATTGTTTCCACGGGGTTTCCAGGTAGTGCCTCGCTGGCTTTTGAGATCATGGGCGTGGGCGATGTGAATGGCGATGGGAAGGCGGACCTGATTTGGCGCAATACCACTGATGGTAGTACCGCCATCTGGTTAATGAACGGCACCACCATTGCCGCCTCAGGATTTCCGGGAGGAGTGCCGGAAGCCTGGCAGATCACTGGGGTGGGCGATGTGAATGGGGATAATAAGGCCGATGTCATCTGGCGCAACGACAACAGTGGGGGAGTGGCTGTATGGCTGATGAACGGGTTGTCGGTGACGGCCGTGGGTTTTCCTGGAAGCGCATCCACGGCCTTTAAGGTCACAGGTGTGGGGGATGTGAATGGCGATGGGAAGGCGGACCTGATTTGGCGTAATACGACGGACGGCAGTACCGCCATCTGGTTAATGAACGGCACCACCACTGCCGCCTCAGGGTTTCCGGGTGGGGTCCCGGCTGTCTGGCAAATGTCAGAGGCGCGGGATGTGAATGGCGATGGCAGGACGGATGTCATTTGGCGTAATAGCCGGAATGGGACGGTAGCGGTGTGGCTGATGAATGGATTGACGATTTCCGCCGTGGGGTTCCCAGGCTCAACCTCCACAGATTGGGAGATTCAGTAG
- a CDS encoding PASTA domain-containing protein, which translates to MNLMKVLHQNETMLNFTCQKLQKDHASILLPFGFLVCLLFLICGLPGTAGAVEVPNVVGSPQATAEAAIISSELSVGVVTPVNSATVPIGEVISQNPAAGINVVPGSRVDLVISGVTVPNVVGSAQAAAETAITAANLTVGTGTTANSATVPIGNVISQTPAAGTNVLPGNPVTLVISLGTAVPDLVGLTKAAAETAITAAGLTVGTGTTTNSATVPAGRVISQTPVAGSNVPPGSAVALVVSLGAKVPNVVGLTQSAAESAISSSGLTVGTVTTANSTTVPAGTVISQSPEAGTNVAPGSAVTLVVSSGVVVPNVVGLTQTAAQTEITSASLTVGRVTKANSSSVAVGKVISQNPAAGAKVEAGSAVALVVSLGAKVPDVVGSSKSSAQTALSTAGLKVGTVTSANSQTVAIGNVISQNPTAGSNVAPGSAVALVVSVGTAVPNVVNKSQAAAQAAIAGVGLTVGNVTSVFSDTVPSGNVISQNPTAGTNVSPGSGVGLVISSGPPVLLMGVQNDPKTGPLVNSLYRLRTDGVVSKIGDLTHRTHGLAYVGSNLYSVEELTLAKQAGTPPNLYRLNPTTGATLATISLSLSTGESLEGGRGLATEPGTNQLWGLLVVTSEVNTFRRLVTINPTTGVATQKAKLFGNFMDLAFDTAGTLYAITDNRPSGGAVAPARIYTVNKTTGATTEFLDVSAGAVAGQPNFRESETIGVGSSPDLLYHLSGQHKVTSGFTKNILFEQIHRTTKARKAIALSGPDFFVTTALTLVPPTNTNTGTGTPALADLDASGTTDLIWQNTQDGSTAIWLMNGTTIAATGFPGGVPAAWRIAGVGDVNGDGKGDVIWRNGTSGTVAVWLMNGVSVTSVGFPGSASLAFEISGVGDVNGDGKADLVWRNRTDGSTAIWLMNGTKIAAPGFPGGVPVGWQIAGVGDVNGDSKADVIWRNGASGTVAVWLMNGLGITGVGFPGSASTAFEIAGVGDVNGDGKADLVWRNTTDGSTAIWLMNGTTIAAPGFPGGVPLAWQIAQVGDINGDGKSDVIWRNGRSGTVAVWLMNGASISSVGFPGSAPSDWEIQ; encoded by the coding sequence ATGAACCTTATGAAAGTTCTGCATCAGAACGAAACGATGTTGAATTTTACCTGTCAGAAATTGCAAAAAGATCATGCCTCGATTCTTTTACCGTTCGGCTTTCTTGTGTGCCTGCTATTTCTCATCTGTGGTTTACCGGGAACGGCAGGTGCCGTAGAGGTCCCCAATGTGGTCGGAAGCCCACAAGCAACAGCAGAGGCCGCTATTATTAGCTCGGAATTGTCTGTGGGGGTTGTGACACCCGTCAATAGTGCCACGGTGCCCATCGGCGAAGTGATTAGTCAGAATCCGGCAGCCGGAATCAATGTGGTACCGGGCAGTCGAGTGGATCTCGTGATATCTGGAGTGACGGTGCCAAATGTCGTGGGGTCGGCGCAGGCGGCGGCGGAAACCGCCATTACAGCAGCAAATCTCACGGTGGGGACAGGGACGACAGCCAATAGTGCCACGGTGCCCATCGGCAATGTTATCAGTCAAACCCCCGCTGCGGGTACCAATGTGTTACCGGGTAATCCCGTAACACTAGTGATTTCCCTGGGTACCGCGGTGCCGGACCTGGTGGGGTTGACCAAAGCCGCAGCGGAAACCGCCATTACTGCAGCTGGTCTCACGGTGGGAACAGGGACGACAACCAATAGTGCCACGGTGCCGGCGGGAAGGGTCATCAGTCAAACGCCGGTAGCGGGGAGTAATGTGCCTCCTGGCAGTGCGGTGGCCCTTGTCGTGTCCCTGGGAGCGAAGGTGCCCAATGTGGTCGGATTGACCCAGTCCGCGGCGGAATCAGCTATTTCCAGTTCGGGTTTGACCGTGGGGACGGTGACCACGGCGAACAGTACGACCGTGCCGGCCGGCACGGTCATCAGTCAATCGCCGGAGGCCGGGACCAATGTAGCTCCAGGTAGTGCTGTGACGTTGGTGGTGTCCTCGGGGGTGGTGGTGCCGAATGTGGTGGGCCTGACGCAAACGGCGGCGCAAACGGAGATTACCTCAGCCAGTCTGACTGTGGGAAGGGTGACCAAGGCCAATAGTTCCAGTGTGGCCGTGGGCAAGGTTATAAGTCAGAATCCGGCTGCAGGGGCAAAAGTGGAGGCAGGCAGTGCGGTGGCCCTGGTTGTGTCCCTTGGGGCAAAGGTGCCCGATGTCGTCGGGAGTTCAAAAAGTAGCGCTCAAACAGCTCTGAGCACGGCAGGGCTGAAAGTTGGGACGGTGACATCGGCCAACAGTCAGACGGTGGCCATCGGAAACGTCATCAGTCAAAATCCCACAGCGGGATCTAATGTAGCCCCAGGCAGTGCGGTCGCTCTAGTAGTATCGGTGGGAACGGCCGTGCCCAATGTGGTCAATAAATCGCAAGCTGCGGCACAAGCTGCCATTGCGGGTGTAGGCTTGACGGTCGGTAACGTGACGTCAGTCTTTAGCGACACGGTGCCTTCGGGTAATGTGATCAGTCAAAACCCTACTGCGGGGACGAATGTTTCACCAGGTAGTGGCGTCGGTTTGGTCATCTCCTCCGGTCCACCGGTTCTGCTCATGGGGGTGCAAAATGACCCCAAGACCGGGCCGTTGGTGAATAGCCTTTATCGCCTTCGTACCGATGGGGTGGTGTCTAAAATTGGAGATCTCACGCACCGTACTCATGGCTTGGCTTATGTCGGGTCCAACTTGTATTCCGTAGAAGAGCTGACGCTTGCCAAACAAGCGGGGACTCCACCGAATTTGTATCGGCTCAATCCCACCACCGGGGCCACGCTGGCCACGATCAGCCTGTCCTTATCGACAGGGGAATCCTTAGAAGGAGGACGGGGTCTGGCCACGGAGCCCGGAACCAACCAGCTGTGGGGGTTACTCGTGGTGACCTCCGAGGTGAATACTTTCCGCCGGTTAGTCACGATCAATCCGACGACCGGCGTCGCCACGCAAAAGGCCAAACTGTTTGGAAACTTCATGGATCTGGCGTTTGATACGGCCGGGACGCTTTATGCCATCACGGATAACCGACCATCCGGTGGGGCTGTAGCTCCGGCACGAATTTATACGGTGAATAAAACGACGGGGGCCACGACGGAATTTCTGGATGTCTCGGCCGGTGCCGTAGCGGGGCAACCCAATTTCCGGGAGAGTGAAACCATAGGGGTAGGGTCGTCGCCTGACCTCCTGTATCATCTCTCCGGTCAACATAAGGTGACCTCTGGATTTACCAAGAATATTTTGTTTGAGCAGATTCATCGTACCACGAAGGCCAGAAAAGCCATTGCGCTCTCGGGCCCGGACTTTTTTGTCACGACGGCCTTGACGTTGGTGCCACCCACCAATACGAATACGGGTACAGGTACTCCGGCTTTGGCCGATCTGGATGCGTCCGGCACGACCGATTTGATCTGGCAAAACACCCAAGATGGCAGCACGGCCATCTGGTTGATGAATGGAACGACAATCGCAGCTACGGGATTCCCGGGCGGGGTGCCCGCGGCCTGGCGGATTGCGGGTGTGGGCGATGTGAATGGAGACGGGAAGGGGGATGTCATCTGGCGCAATGGTACAAGTGGCACCGTAGCCGTGTGGCTGATGAATGGAGTGTCGGTAACGTCCGTGGGTTTTCCCGGAAGCGCGTCGCTGGCGTTTGAGATTTCCGGCGTGGGCGATGTCAACGGGGATGGTAAAGCCGACCTGGTCTGGCGCAACAGGACCGATGGCAGTACCGCCATCTGGCTGATGAATGGCACGAAAATCGCTGCTCCCGGTTTTCCGGGGGGTGTGCCGGTGGGCTGGCAAATCGCGGGTGTGGGCGATGTGAATGGGGATAGTAAGGCGGATGTCATCTGGCGCAATGGTGCGAGCGGCACCGTGGCCGTGTGGCTGATGAACGGATTAGGTATCACGGGAGTCGGTTTTCCCGGCAGTGCCTCCACGGCATTTGAGATTGCCGGTGTCGGCGATGTAAATGGGGATGGCAAAGCCGACCTGGTCTGGCGCAATACGACTGACGGCAGTACCGCCATCTGGTTGATGAATGGGACCACCATTGCCGCCCCCGGTTTTCCTGGCGGAGTACCCCTGGCATGGCAGATTGCTCAAGTCGGCGATATCAATGGCGATGGCAAATCGGATGTCATCTGGCGTAATGGGCGGAGCGGGACCGTGGCCGTCTGGCTGATGAATGGAGCATCGATTTCAAGCGTGGGGTTCCCTGGCTCTGCACCCTCCGACTGGGAGATTCAGTAG